The following coding sequences lie in one Musa acuminata AAA Group cultivar baxijiao chromosome BXJ3-1, Cavendish_Baxijiao_AAA, whole genome shotgun sequence genomic window:
- the LOC135628684 gene encoding WEB family protein At5g55860-like, with protein METKAGQNGTDLPKAEIDTRAPFKSVKAAVSLFGEVAFTSDRSTVRKPKPPPPESGLPKETQLHLAKKELNKYREQLDNAAKTRTHALVELERVRRTFEELTNKLNAVNESKELALKATDVAKAQTKNLEDVSSVETNGHDGGWEQEFNNAREQYAIVVVELNAAKQELRRIRKDFEASTEAKLTAIYQEAKAKQLLDACNENVAQLSMEIRTSQESLADVKLVTEQAQQEESKIRSEKDSSKQACKQALEETERKMASLKKESDPQVLKNLEAKLAETASEIGAVKKEMEVARASDLELFTAMGAELDGAKGMLQKLAEEESWFRSLVDSLTLELGAVKNERAELKEKDAETGYVVSNLNLKIQKCKAELEAAMAAESKATSASDNLVSAPQQLSSAEKKKSGEELRDEAEKKLQGAPTDADVAVASETNVTISKEEYESLTCKVEESERLMESKVAAAMAQVEELRDEAEKKLQGAPTDADVAVASEANVTISKEEYESLTCKVEESERLMESKVAAAMAQVEELRDEEKKLQGAPMDADVAVASEANVTISKEEYESLTCKVEESEWLMERKVAAAMAQVEVVRASETEVSKKLEAAQKEMEEIEAATKVALKRAEMAEAAKNAVEGELRRWRDKAQQRAGETHQSAGALPPRPTVHNVKPGEKSEEHRKVLKAMASRKTFLSNLSGILHRKKSPVDGGGSPSHPPGEKPL; from the exons ATGGAGACAAAAGCTGGACAAAATGGTACAGATTTACCCAAAGCAGAAATAGACACAAGAGCACCTTTTAAATCTGTCAAAGCTGCTGTCAGCCTATTTGGTGAGGTAGCATTTACATCTGATAGATCTACTGTGAGAAAGCCAAAGCCTCCGCCCCCTGAG AGTGGTTTACCTAAGGAGACACAGCTTCACTTGGCTAAGAAGGAGCTTAATAAGTACAGAGAACAGCTTGACAATGCTGCAAAAACTAGGACCCATGCGCTTGTTGAGTTAGAGAGGGTGAGAAGAACTTTTGAAGAACTGACAAACAAGCTCAATGCTGTAAATGAATCGAAGGAACTGGCTCTAAAAGCGACTGACGTTGCAAAAGCTCAGACCAAGAATCTTGAAGATGTGAGCTCTGTCGAGACTAATGGTCATGATGGTGGCTGGGAACaggaattcaacaatgcaagggaGCAGTATGCGATTGTCGTTGTGGAGCTTAATGCAGCAAAACAAGAACTCAGGAGGATCAGGAAGGATTTTGAGGCATCAACGGAAGCAAAGCTGACCGCCATTTATCAAGAAGCCAAAGCGAAGCAGCTTCTTGATGCCTGCAATGAGAATGTTGCTCAGCTTTCTATGGAGATTAGAACTTCTCAGGAATCACTTGCGGATGTAAAGCTTGTCACAGAGCAAGCCCAGCAGGAAGAATCAAAGATTCGCTCTGAGAAAGACTCTTCCAAACAGGCCTGCAAACAAGCGCTAGAAGAAACTGAGAGGAAAATGGCATCTCTGAAGAAAGAATCTGATCCTCAAGTTCTTAAGAACCTAGAGGCCAAGCTGGCCGAAACGGCTTCTGAGATTGGAGCTGTGAAGAAGGAAATGGAAGTTGCCCGTGCTTCAGATTTGGAGCTTTTTACGGCCATGGGCGCTGAGCTTGATGGTGCTAAAGGGATGCTGCAGAAACTGGCTGAAGAAGAGAGTTGGTTCAGGAGTTTGGTGGACTCCCTTACGCTGGAGTTGGGAGCTGTAAAGAATGAGCGCGCAGAGCTCAAAGAGAAGGATGCAGAAACTGGATATGTTGTCAGTAACCTTAACCTCAAAATTCAGAAATGCAAAGCTGAGCTCGAGGCCGCCATGGCTGCAGAATCGAAGGCAACTTCAGCATCGGATAACCTAGTGTCAGCTCCCCAGCAGCTGTCATCTGCAGAAAAGAAGAAAAGTGGCGAAGAGCTAAGAGATGAAGCAGAAAAGAAGCTGCAGGGAGCCCCGACGGATGCTGATGTTGCTGTAGCATCAGAGACTAACGTAACAATCTCAAAAGAAGAGTACGAGTCATTGACATGCAAGGTGGAGGAGTCTGAAAGGTTGATGGAGAGCAAGGTTGCTGCTGCAATGGCACAGGTGGAAGAGCTAAGAGATGAAGCAGAAAAGAAGCTGCAGGGAGCCCCGACGGATGCTGATGTTGCTGTAGCATCAGAGGCTAACGTAACAATCTCAAAAGAAGAGTACGAGTCATTGACATGCAAGGTGGAGGAGTCTGAAAGGTTGATGGAGAGCAAGGTTGCTGCTGCAATGGCACAGGTGGAAGAGCTAAGAGATGAAGAAAAGAAGCTGCAGGGAGCCCCGATGGATGCTGATGTTGCTGTAGCATCAGAGGCTAACGTAACAATCTCAAAAGAAGAGTACGAGTCACTGACATGCAAAGTGGAGGAGTCTGAATGGTTGATGGAGAGGAAGGTTGCTGCTGCAATGGCACAGGTGGAAGTCGTGAGAGCCAGTGAAACTGAGGTAAGCAAGAAACTTGAGGCAGCTCAGAAGGAGATGGAGGAGATAGAGGCAGCAACAAAGGTGGCACTGAAGCGGGCAGAAATGGCTGAGGCTGCAAAGAATGCAGTGGAAGGAGAGCTTAGGAGGTGGCGAGATAAGGCACAGCAAAGGGCTGGTGAGACACACCAGTCAGCAGGAGCATTGCCACCGAGGCCCACAGTTCATAATGTGAAGCCAGGAGAGAAGAGTGAAGAGCACCGAAAGGTTCTTAAAGCAATGGCTTCGAGGAAGACATTCCTGTCCAACCTCAGCGGTATACTTCACAGGAAGAAGAGCCCCGTCGATGGTGGTGGTTCCCCATCTCATCCCCCAGGCGAGAAGCCTCTGTGA
- the LOC135629430 gene encoding serine/threonine-protein kinase EDR1-like isoform X1, with protein sequence MDDMSGDSARSEEGNSGAAWWPSHFIENLQSVSLDPRKESTCRVGKAELFSATASQLLWSTGTFSGSIPNGFYSVIPDKKLKELFDTIPSPDDLHSLGIEGFKADIILVDAEKDKKLSMLKQLSAAMVKGLHNNPALLIKKIAGLVFDFYKRPNSERSPAKAAVEDAPHWMDNKGIQLLGQIKHGSCRPRAILFKVLADSVGLDSKLVVGLPSDGSVECADSYKHMSVVVVLNSVELLVDLMRFPGQLIPFSTKAIFISHISAAGESDSAENDSCDSPLEPNSPLYGFPDKLDAEDLEQEENPQSLHQSRVDASSNLNGRSLHNIILRSKTFMKGKLSVSHSESNIANALVRCSQKKVVREQQHTSSSSPEHPLYKAGGWSMLSGDRQPFREFADGVDASRSDGGSTSDVHRIRRSISITPEIGDDIVRAVRAMNETLKQNRLLRDHGDEGSCLYATNDKNQLNEPPKNVCFSVPKDEISFGNSGAYNSSRKQTGSSQKAMSLPSSPHEYIGKNSKRTGDSPRTEHMVSTWNKVLQSSPFLNKPLLPFKEWNINFSELTVGTRVGIGFFGEVFRGIWNGTDVAIKVFLEQDLTTENMEDFCNEIYILSRLRHPNVILFLGACMKPPHLSMVTEYMEMGSLYYLMHMSGQKKKLSWRKRLKMLRDICRGLMCIHRMKIVHRDLKSANCLVDKHWTVKICDFGLSRVMTDGPLRDNSSAGTPEWMAPELIRNEPFTEKCDIFSLGVIMWELCTLNRPWEGTPAVQVIYAVANEGTRLEIPEGPLGKLISDCWAEPHERPSCQEILTRLLDCEYTLS encoded by the exons ATGGACGATATGTCAGGTGATTCAGCAAGATCTGAAGAAGGGAATTCTGGTGCTGCTTGGTGGCCCTCACATTTTATAGAAAACTTGCAGTCTGTTTCTTTGGATCCACGAAAAGAGAGTACATGCAGGGTTGGGAAAGCTGAACTTTTCTCTGCTACTGCTTCACAGCTGTTGTGGTCCACCGGAACATTTTCTGGTTCAATACCTAATGGGTTTTATTCTGTTATCCCA GATAAAAAGCTCAAGGAGCTTTTTGACACTATCCCTTCTCCAGATGACCTTCATTCGCTTGGTATTGAGGGATTTAAGGCTGATATCATTCTTGTAGATGCGGAGAAGGATAAGAAGCTTTCTATGTTGAAGCAGTTGAGTGCAGCCATGGTGAAAGGGTTGCACAATAATCCTGCTTTACTAATAAAAAAGATTGCTGGACTG GTTTTTGATTTTTACAAGCGCCCAAATTCAGAGCGAAGTCCTGCAAAAGCTGCTGTAGAGGATGCACCTCATTGGATGGATAACAAAGGTATCCAACTGTTGGGCCAGATTAAGCATGGATCATGCCGACCTAGAGCAATTTTGTTTAAAGTTCTCGCAGACTCTGTTGGTCTTGACAGTAAACTTGTGGTG GGCCTTCCTAGTGATGGTAGTGTTGAATGTGCAGATTCTTACAAGCATATGTCTGTCGTGGTTGTGTTGAATTCTGTGGAACTACTTGTTGATCTTATGCGCTTTCCTGGACAATTAATTCCATTTTCGACCAAGGCTATATTTATATCCCATATTTCTGCAGCAGGGGAAAGTGACTCTGCTGAGAATGATTCTTGTGATTCTCCTCTTGAACCCAATAGCCCACTGTATGGGTTTCCTGACAAACTGGATGCTGAAGA TCTTGAACAAGAGGAGAACCCCCAGTCTTTGCATCAGAGTAGAGTGGATGCATCATCTAATCTAAATGGTCGATCACTGCATAATATTATACTTAGATCAAAAACTTTTATGAAGGGAAAGCTAAG TGTATCTCATAGTGAATCCAATATTGCAAATGCTCTTGTGAGGTGCAGCCAGAAGAAAGTTGTTAGAGAACAGCAACACACATCTAGTTCAAG TCCGGAGCATCCCCTTTATAAAGCAGGGGGGTGGTCCATGCTTAGTGGCGACAGGCAACCATTTAGAGAATTTGCTGATGGTGTAGatgcatcaag ATCAGATGGTGGATCAACTTCTGATGTTCATAGAATAAGAAGAAGTATTAGCATTACGCCCGAAATTGGTGACGATATAGTGAG GGCTGTTCGGGCAATGAATGAAACTCTAAAGCAAAATCGTCTCCTGCGGGACCATGGTGATGAAGGTTCATGCTTGTATGCCACAAATGACAAGAATCAGTTGAATGAGCCACCAAAAAATGTATGCTTCTCTGTACCAAAG GATGAAATATCATTTGGAAATTCTGGAGCATATAATAGCTCAAGAAAGCAAACAGGTTCCAGTCAGAAGGCTATGTCATTGCCTTCATCTCCTCATGAATATATTGGTAAGAATTCTAAGAGAACTGGGGATTCTCCAAGAACAGAACATATGGTATCAACTTGGAACAAAGTTTTGCAGTCATCTCCATTTCTCAATAAGCCTTTATTACCTTTCAAAGAGTGGAACATCAATTTCTCAGAGTTAACTGTGGGCACGCGTGTTGGAATAG GATTCTTTGGAGAAGTTTTCCGTGGGATATGGAATGGTACTGATGTTGCAATAAAAGTCTTTCTGGAGCAAGATCTGACAACTGAGAACATGGAAGATTTTTGCAATGAAATCTACATACTAAG CCGCCTTCGACATCCAAATG TTATTTTATTTCTTGGTGCTTGCATGAAGCCTCCTCACCTCTCAATGGTAACTGAATATATGGAGATGGGATCTTTGTATTATCTTATGCATATGAGCGGCCAGAAAAAGAAACTGAGCTGGCGTAAGAGATTAAAAATGCTTCGTGACATTTGCAG GGGTTTGATGTGCATACATCGTATGAAAATAGTCCATCGCGATCTTAAAAGTGCAAATTGCCTTGTGGATAAACACTGGACGGTTAAGATATGTGATTTTGGGCTTTCACGAGTCATGACAGATGGTCCCTTGAGAGATAACTCATCTGCGGGCACCCCAGAATGGATGGCTCCTGAGCTTATACGCAATGAACCATTTACAGAAAAATGTGACATATTTAGCCTCGGTGTTATAATGTGGGAGCTTTGCACCCTCAACAGGCCATGGGAAGGCACACCAGCAGTTCAA GTGATATATGCAGTTGCCAACGAAGGGACACGACTAGAGATTCCTGAAGGTCCACTTGGCAAGCTAATCTCAG ATTGTTGGGCAGAGCCACATGAGCGACCGAGTTGTCAGGAAATCCTCACTCGCCTGCTTGATTGCGAATACACACTGTCTTGA
- the LOC135629430 gene encoding serine/threonine-protein kinase EDR1-like isoform X2: MDDMSGDSARSEEGNSGAAWWPSHFIENLQSVSLDPRKESTCRVGKAELFSATASQLLWSTGTFSGSIPNGFYSVIPDKKLKELFDTIPSPDDLHSLGIEGFKADIILVDAEKDKKLSMLKQLSAAMVKGLHNNPALLIKKIAGLVFDFYKRPNSERSPAKAAVEDAPHWMDNKGIQLLGQIKHGSCRPRAILFKVLADSVGLDSKLVVGLPSDGSVECADSYKHMSVVVVLNSVELLVDLMRFPGQLIPFSTKAIFISHISAAGESDSAENDSCDSPLEPNSPLYGFPDKLDAEDLEQEENPQSLHQSRVDASSNLNGRSLHNIILRSKTFMKGKLSVSHSESNIANALVRCSQKKVVREQQHTSSSSPEHPLYKAGGWSMLSGDRQPFREFADGVDASRAVRAMNETLKQNRLLRDHGDEGSCLYATNDKNQLNEPPKNVCFSVPKDEISFGNSGAYNSSRKQTGSSQKAMSLPSSPHEYIGKNSKRTGDSPRTEHMVSTWNKVLQSSPFLNKPLLPFKEWNINFSELTVGTRVGIGFFGEVFRGIWNGTDVAIKVFLEQDLTTENMEDFCNEIYILSRLRHPNVILFLGACMKPPHLSMVTEYMEMGSLYYLMHMSGQKKKLSWRKRLKMLRDICRGLMCIHRMKIVHRDLKSANCLVDKHWTVKICDFGLSRVMTDGPLRDNSSAGTPEWMAPELIRNEPFTEKCDIFSLGVIMWELCTLNRPWEGTPAVQVIYAVANEGTRLEIPEGPLGKLISDCWAEPHERPSCQEILTRLLDCEYTLS, from the exons ATGGACGATATGTCAGGTGATTCAGCAAGATCTGAAGAAGGGAATTCTGGTGCTGCTTGGTGGCCCTCACATTTTATAGAAAACTTGCAGTCTGTTTCTTTGGATCCACGAAAAGAGAGTACATGCAGGGTTGGGAAAGCTGAACTTTTCTCTGCTACTGCTTCACAGCTGTTGTGGTCCACCGGAACATTTTCTGGTTCAATACCTAATGGGTTTTATTCTGTTATCCCA GATAAAAAGCTCAAGGAGCTTTTTGACACTATCCCTTCTCCAGATGACCTTCATTCGCTTGGTATTGAGGGATTTAAGGCTGATATCATTCTTGTAGATGCGGAGAAGGATAAGAAGCTTTCTATGTTGAAGCAGTTGAGTGCAGCCATGGTGAAAGGGTTGCACAATAATCCTGCTTTACTAATAAAAAAGATTGCTGGACTG GTTTTTGATTTTTACAAGCGCCCAAATTCAGAGCGAAGTCCTGCAAAAGCTGCTGTAGAGGATGCACCTCATTGGATGGATAACAAAGGTATCCAACTGTTGGGCCAGATTAAGCATGGATCATGCCGACCTAGAGCAATTTTGTTTAAAGTTCTCGCAGACTCTGTTGGTCTTGACAGTAAACTTGTGGTG GGCCTTCCTAGTGATGGTAGTGTTGAATGTGCAGATTCTTACAAGCATATGTCTGTCGTGGTTGTGTTGAATTCTGTGGAACTACTTGTTGATCTTATGCGCTTTCCTGGACAATTAATTCCATTTTCGACCAAGGCTATATTTATATCCCATATTTCTGCAGCAGGGGAAAGTGACTCTGCTGAGAATGATTCTTGTGATTCTCCTCTTGAACCCAATAGCCCACTGTATGGGTTTCCTGACAAACTGGATGCTGAAGA TCTTGAACAAGAGGAGAACCCCCAGTCTTTGCATCAGAGTAGAGTGGATGCATCATCTAATCTAAATGGTCGATCACTGCATAATATTATACTTAGATCAAAAACTTTTATGAAGGGAAAGCTAAG TGTATCTCATAGTGAATCCAATATTGCAAATGCTCTTGTGAGGTGCAGCCAGAAGAAAGTTGTTAGAGAACAGCAACACACATCTAGTTCAAG TCCGGAGCATCCCCTTTATAAAGCAGGGGGGTGGTCCATGCTTAGTGGCGACAGGCAACCATTTAGAGAATTTGCTGATGGTGTAGatgcatcaag GGCTGTTCGGGCAATGAATGAAACTCTAAAGCAAAATCGTCTCCTGCGGGACCATGGTGATGAAGGTTCATGCTTGTATGCCACAAATGACAAGAATCAGTTGAATGAGCCACCAAAAAATGTATGCTTCTCTGTACCAAAG GATGAAATATCATTTGGAAATTCTGGAGCATATAATAGCTCAAGAAAGCAAACAGGTTCCAGTCAGAAGGCTATGTCATTGCCTTCATCTCCTCATGAATATATTGGTAAGAATTCTAAGAGAACTGGGGATTCTCCAAGAACAGAACATATGGTATCAACTTGGAACAAAGTTTTGCAGTCATCTCCATTTCTCAATAAGCCTTTATTACCTTTCAAAGAGTGGAACATCAATTTCTCAGAGTTAACTGTGGGCACGCGTGTTGGAATAG GATTCTTTGGAGAAGTTTTCCGTGGGATATGGAATGGTACTGATGTTGCAATAAAAGTCTTTCTGGAGCAAGATCTGACAACTGAGAACATGGAAGATTTTTGCAATGAAATCTACATACTAAG CCGCCTTCGACATCCAAATG TTATTTTATTTCTTGGTGCTTGCATGAAGCCTCCTCACCTCTCAATGGTAACTGAATATATGGAGATGGGATCTTTGTATTATCTTATGCATATGAGCGGCCAGAAAAAGAAACTGAGCTGGCGTAAGAGATTAAAAATGCTTCGTGACATTTGCAG GGGTTTGATGTGCATACATCGTATGAAAATAGTCCATCGCGATCTTAAAAGTGCAAATTGCCTTGTGGATAAACACTGGACGGTTAAGATATGTGATTTTGGGCTTTCACGAGTCATGACAGATGGTCCCTTGAGAGATAACTCATCTGCGGGCACCCCAGAATGGATGGCTCCTGAGCTTATACGCAATGAACCATTTACAGAAAAATGTGACATATTTAGCCTCGGTGTTATAATGTGGGAGCTTTGCACCCTCAACAGGCCATGGGAAGGCACACCAGCAGTTCAA GTGATATATGCAGTTGCCAACGAAGGGACACGACTAGAGATTCCTGAAGGTCCACTTGGCAAGCTAATCTCAG ATTGTTGGGCAGAGCCACATGAGCGACCGAGTTGTCAGGAAATCCTCACTCGCCTGCTTGATTGCGAATACACACTGTCTTGA